Proteins encoded within one genomic window of Acinetobacter sp. WCHA55:
- the aroC gene encoding chorismate synthase: protein MAGNSIGQLFRVTTCGESHGVGLMAIVDGVPPGLELTADDLQKDLDRRKPGTSKFATQRKEPDEVEIISGVFEGKTTGTPIGLLIRNTDQKSKDYGNIAQSFRPGHADYTYTQKYGFRDYRGGGRSSARETAMRVAAGAIAKKYLAEKFGILIRGHVTQIGTEVAEKLDWNEVPNNPFFCGDVDAVPRFEALVTSLREQGTSCGAKLEIMAEKVPVGWGEPVFDRLDADIAHAMMSINAVKGVEIGDGFTVAGQFGHESRDELTTDGFLANHAGGILGGISSGQTIRVAIALKPTASITTPGKTININREDTDVLTKGRHDPCVGVRAAPIAEAMLAIVLMDHFMRHRAQNADVVVPFAPIEY, encoded by the coding sequence ATGGCAGGTAATAGTATAGGGCAACTCTTCCGTGTAACGACTTGTGGTGAATCTCATGGTGTAGGCTTAATGGCGATTGTGGATGGTGTTCCACCGGGTCTTGAGCTTACAGCAGACGATTTGCAAAAAGATTTAGACCGTCGTAAGCCGGGCACCTCGAAATTTGCCACACAACGCAAAGAACCTGATGAAGTTGAAATCATTTCAGGTGTGTTTGAAGGTAAAACAACAGGTACACCAATTGGTTTATTGATCCGCAATACCGATCAAAAATCCAAAGATTATGGCAACATTGCACAAAGCTTCCGTCCGGGACATGCAGACTATACTTATACACAAAAGTACGGTTTTCGTGATTACCGTGGCGGTGGTCGTTCAAGTGCGCGTGAAACGGCTATGCGTGTGGCTGCGGGCGCGATTGCGAAAAAATATTTGGCTGAAAAGTTTGGTATTTTAATTCGTGGTCACGTGACCCAAATTGGAACTGAAGTTGCTGAAAAATTGGATTGGAATGAAGTACCCAATAATCCTTTTTTCTGCGGTGATGTCGATGCCGTACCGCGTTTTGAAGCACTGGTGACTTCATTGCGTGAACAAGGTACCAGTTGTGGTGCAAAGCTTGAAATTATGGCTGAAAAAGTACCTGTAGGTTGGGGTGAGCCTGTTTTTGACCGTCTAGATGCTGACATTGCCCATGCCATGATGTCCATTAATGCTGTCAAAGGGGTTGAGATTGGTGATGGTTTTACCGTTGCTGGTCAGTTCGGACATGAGAGCCGAGATGAGTTAACCACAGATGGCTTCCTCGCGAACCATGCCGGTGGCATTTTGGGTGGTATTTCGAGTGGTCAAACCATTCGTGTTGCAATCGCGCTTAAACCAACAGCATCTATTACCACACCAGGTAAAACGATCAATATTAATCGTGAAGATACTGACGTATTAACCAAAGGTCGTCATGACCCTTGTGTGGGTGTGCGTGCGGCTCCGATTGCAGAAGCAATGCTTGCGATTGTGTTAATGGATCACTTTATGCGCCATCGTGCACAAAATGCTGATGTTGTTGTACCTTTTGCACCGATTGAATACTAG
- a CDS encoding zinc-binding metallopeptidase family protein has product MKFFSCASCQNQVFFANSQCVSCQTTLGYIASEKDMGSFEQHSPVLWLALNEKYQTKRYKPCYNYQHHQVCNWVIPAESNNIYCESCVLTYTIPTLDNPDHIVYWSRLEHAKRRFLYLMQRLNIMPRPKYSDDDRYGLRFNFLMPEPEHPVLTGHANGVITLNASEADVIYRETTRIKMGENYRTLLGHFRHESGHYYFDLIKSLHPELVDEFRQYFGDERQDYSLALQRHYEDGAPQNWDKFYVSSYASTHPWEDWAETWAHYLHMMDTLETAYYAGLIVRNNRKDTHDLTFYENPIGAQDFDLLLKQWMTLTFNLNALNRSMGLEDAYPFTLSEPVLDKLRFIHKHVLGKAFARQIA; this is encoded by the coding sequence ATGAAATTCTTTAGTTGCGCATCCTGTCAAAACCAAGTCTTTTTTGCCAACTCGCAATGTGTGAGCTGCCAAACTACACTCGGTTATATTGCATCGGAAAAAGATATGGGGAGCTTTGAACAGCACAGCCCAGTTCTTTGGTTAGCGCTAAATGAAAAATACCAGACGAAGCGCTATAAGCCTTGTTATAACTATCAGCATCATCAAGTCTGTAATTGGGTTATTCCCGCAGAGAGCAACAACATCTACTGTGAGTCTTGTGTACTCACATATACCATCCCTACTCTCGATAACCCAGATCATATCGTCTATTGGTCACGACTTGAGCATGCTAAACGGCGCTTTCTGTATTTGATGCAACGCCTGAATATTATGCCAAGGCCCAAATATAGCGATGATGATCGCTATGGGCTACGTTTTAATTTTCTCATGCCTGAACCAGAGCATCCTGTGTTGACTGGACATGCTAATGGCGTCATCACACTCAATGCCAGTGAAGCCGATGTCATCTATAGGGAAACGACCCGTATAAAAATGGGTGAAAACTACCGTACTCTTTTGGGTCATTTCCGCCATGAAAGTGGGCATTATTATTTTGACCTCATTAAATCGCTACATCCTGAGTTAGTAGACGAATTCCGTCAGTATTTTGGAGATGAGCGTCAAGATTATAGCCTAGCACTACAACGCCACTACGAAGATGGTGCGCCACAAAACTGGGACAAGTTTTATGTGAGCTCTTATGCCAGCACACATCCTTGGGAAGACTGGGCGGAAACATGGGCACACTATTTACACATGATGGACACGTTGGAAACTGCATACTATGCAGGTTTAATCGTGCGTAATAATCGAAAAGATACGCATGACTTAACCTTTTATGAAAATCCAATCGGTGCTCAAGATTTTGATTTACTTCTCAAACAATGGATGACACTGACTTTTAACTTAAATGCGTTAAATCGCAGTATGGGTTTAGAAGATGCTTATCCGTTTACACTATCAGAGCCAGTACTCGATAAATTACGATTTATACATAAACATGTTTTGGGCAAAGCCTTTGCTCGCCAAATCGCTTAG
- a CDS encoding sensor domain-containing diguanylate cyclase, whose translation MYVVKLTEVSLDFKQHGRACLIVAAVIFVCCLLGIFTRPIAYFAYFWPANAVLIGLFLRFKPLRNVGGWLGAFIGYMSADLVTGNHFELTLALTIANFMTVGVSLFFIHYLQIDYRAYNKGLNFLYLFLVCVFLGCFSSAIFAVAIVPYMPHTFMSTQDLWADFYIWWTGEVLNCISLLPLMLTFPAAKKLKYLWTNRRQCETQFVDVLPLLSVLISVACTHLFFGPGALLFPLAGLIWAALSYNLFYVSIINSLVCFVTYHSLTTYYISRTADNFLATSISVRIGLCMLMIAPLLLCIVSRNRHDLYKEVLYLANHDPLTKVGNRRFFFTQTENFLKENLVKSMTIIVLDIDHFKKMNDQYGHYIGDVLLQSFATTVKRNLREQDLFARMGGEEFVVVLNNISEIESQIIAERICRAVANSKTQVAHAVLSMTVSLGVVHQILPTQHSLQSLLNRADRALYEAKTLGRNQVQLAS comes from the coding sequence TTGTACGTAGTTAAGCTTACAGAAGTATCGTTGGATTTTAAACAGCATGGCCGAGCATGTTTGATTGTTGCTGCTGTAATTTTTGTCTGTTGCTTGCTTGGGATATTCACTCGACCGATTGCATATTTTGCTTATTTTTGGCCAGCTAATGCAGTACTGATCGGCTTATTTTTACGGTTTAAGCCACTCAGAAATGTCGGTGGTTGGTTGGGCGCTTTTATTGGTTATATGTCGGCAGACTTAGTCACAGGGAATCATTTTGAGCTGACTTTAGCTTTAACAATCGCCAATTTTATGACGGTAGGCGTGTCTTTGTTTTTTATCCATTATTTACAAATTGACTATCGTGCATATAACAAAGGTTTAAATTTTCTTTATCTTTTCTTGGTTTGTGTTTTCCTTGGGTGTTTTTCCAGTGCGATCTTTGCCGTTGCTATCGTTCCGTATATGCCACATACCTTTATGAGCACGCAAGACCTTTGGGCTGATTTTTATATTTGGTGGACGGGGGAAGTTCTAAATTGTATTTCACTTTTGCCCCTCATGTTGACCTTTCCTGCAGCGAAGAAATTAAAGTATCTTTGGACTAACCGTAGACAATGTGAAACCCAGTTTGTCGATGTTTTACCTTTACTCTCAGTTTTAATTTCTGTGGCATGCACTCATCTTTTCTTTGGTCCAGGCGCCTTACTTTTCCCTTTAGCTGGGCTGATTTGGGCGGCTTTGAGTTATAACTTATTTTATGTGAGTATCATTAACAGTTTGGTTTGTTTTGTGACATATCATAGTTTAACGACCTATTATATTTCACGTACAGCAGATAATTTCTTGGCTACTTCTATTTCGGTTCGTATAGGGCTGTGCATGTTGATGATTGCACCTTTACTTTTATGTATTGTGAGCCGTAATCGTCATGACCTATATAAAGAGGTGCTTTATCTGGCCAACCACGATCCCTTAACTAAAGTGGGAAATCGCCGTTTTTTCTTTACCCAAACTGAAAATTTTTTGAAGGAAAATCTGGTTAAGTCGATGACCATTATTGTATTGGATATTGATCATTTCAAGAAAATGAATGATCAATATGGCCACTATATTGGTGATGTATTGCTGCAAAGCTTTGCCACGACGGTAAAACGTAATTTACGTGAGCAGGATTTATTTGCACGTATGGGGGGGGAAGAATTTGTGGTGGTGTTAAATAATATTTCCGAGATTGAATCGCAAATCATCGCAGAACGTATTTGCCGTGCTGTCGCTAATTCAAAAACTCAAGTGGCACATGCTGTTTTGAGTATGACTGTGAGCCTTGGTGTGGTGCATCAAATTTTACCAACGCAACATAGCTTACAGAGCTTATTAAATCGTGCCGATCGGGCGTTATATGAGGCCAAAACTTTAGGACGCAATCAAGTACAACTTGCCTCATAA
- a CDS encoding esterase/lipase family protein: MLLTRHHAFTRLIILGLTIVLLPACQLVKVKENNIHQAIRSKSENILTHDQLSAETTSLLKLLSLTPQQCTAEFETCLQRLNTQTDISADERYAALSELYLAQALELSKQRNCTHAQPHSENNHCLEQSLEAFDQSLRYSYVYLFKMRESPSTRVFDQRQMHVRTFYNVALSRLITTAYRTQPFHQVPTQLNVQQRQYIVNLEHYPELKSKTIDRVQSSYNLNFSGFYQVNRQDGLGAEFVVVTEADPIHKNDFILDPISFYQNQTNPNIHPAHYLSVTATAQPLNSESSIEDVLNGKAIFEIELFNPYTQKYVDIHQQKYILTANYSVPFAYWLAENKLGSTGYLTLLDKTELLRMPHVYMLEPYQPNKKVIVLIHGLASSPETWVNLTNNILGDKVLREHFQVWQVFYSTNMPIVESRYQIHALLKQAFAQVQPNSRSASDAVLIGHSMGGIISRLLISEHDISEQVIPLLNYEQYTRLQQYPVIKERFQFHPDLPIGRAIFIATPHRGSELSDRWYMELVKKMVKLPITFFNQVDIQLNGSSSTKGMVQSGPDDLSPKSRFMALTSNIMPVSTVPYHSIIGNHRQTHDTHGISDGIVPYSSSHLEQAVSEKIIKGNHSVHEEAETLLELRRILRLHLEQTQAQ, translated from the coding sequence ATGCTTTTAACGAGACATCATGCTTTCACGCGACTCATCATTTTAGGGCTAACGATTGTTTTATTGCCGGCCTGCCAGTTGGTCAAAGTCAAAGAAAATAACATCCATCAAGCTATTCGGAGCAAGTCTGAAAATATCTTAACCCACGACCAATTGAGTGCGGAAACCACCAGTTTACTCAAACTACTCAGCCTGACGCCACAGCAATGCACCGCTGAATTTGAAACATGTTTGCAACGCTTAAACACACAAACGGATATTTCTGCAGATGAACGCTATGCCGCTTTAAGTGAACTGTATTTGGCTCAAGCTTTAGAGCTCTCAAAACAACGCAACTGTACCCACGCGCAGCCACATAGTGAAAATAATCACTGTTTAGAACAGAGCCTTGAGGCCTTCGACCAGAGTTTACGCTATAGCTATGTGTATTTATTTAAAATGCGAGAAAGCCCAAGTACCCGGGTTTTTGATCAAAGACAAATGCATGTCCGCACTTTTTACAATGTTGCTTTGTCACGTTTAATTACCACGGCGTACCGTACGCAGCCTTTTCATCAAGTTCCCACTCAACTCAACGTCCAACAGCGTCAATATATTGTAAATTTAGAACACTATCCCGAACTGAAAAGTAAAACTATTGACCGAGTCCAATCCAGTTATAACTTAAATTTCTCAGGATTTTATCAAGTCAACCGTCAAGACGGTCTGGGCGCAGAGTTTGTGGTTGTGACTGAAGCAGATCCTATTCATAAAAATGATTTTATCCTTGACCCGATATCGTTTTATCAAAATCAAACCAATCCCAATATCCATCCTGCACACTATTTGTCCGTAACCGCAACGGCACAGCCATTAAACTCTGAAAGCAGCATTGAAGATGTGCTTAATGGCAAAGCCATTTTTGAGATTGAGCTATTTAATCCTTATACGCAAAAGTATGTAGACATTCATCAACAAAAATACATTCTCACAGCGAATTATTCTGTGCCTTTTGCCTACTGGCTGGCAGAAAATAAACTAGGCTCTACGGGCTACCTAACCTTGCTCGATAAAACTGAGCTATTGCGTATGCCACACGTCTACATGCTCGAACCTTACCAACCGAATAAAAAAGTGATTGTACTTATTCATGGTCTCGCCAGTAGCCCTGAAACTTGGGTCAATCTGACCAATAATATTTTGGGGGATAAAGTTTTACGAGAACACTTTCAGGTATGGCAAGTGTTCTATTCAACCAATATGCCGATTGTTGAAAGCCGCTATCAGATTCATGCACTACTTAAACAAGCCTTTGCACAAGTTCAACCTAATTCTCGCTCGGCCAGTGACGCCGTGCTGATTGGACATAGTATGGGGGGCATCATTAGTCGCTTACTGATTAGTGAACACGATATTTCTGAGCAAGTGATTCCACTGTTAAACTATGAGCAATACACCCGATTACAACAATACCCCGTAATCAAAGAACGTTTTCAATTTCACCCTGATTTACCCATTGGACGTGCAATTTTTATTGCCACACCTCACCGTGGCAGTGAACTGTCTGACCGCTGGTACATGGAGTTGGTGAAGAAAATGGTGAAGTTGCCGATTACTTTCTTTAACCAAGTGGATATACAGCTCAATGGTAGCTCAAGTACCAAAGGCATGGTGCAATCAGGCCCAGACGACTTAAGTCCAAAGTCGCGCTTTATGGCTTTGACTAGTAACATCATGCCTGTATCCACAGTTCCTTATCATTCTATTATTGGCAATCACCGTCAGACCCATGACACACATGGCATCAGCGATGGTATTGTGCCGTATTCAAGTTCACATCTAGAACAGGCAGTCTCAGAAAAAATCATTAAAGGCAATCATTCTGTGCATGAGGAAGCAGAAACATTATTAGAGTTGCGCCGTATTTTGAGGCTACATCTTGAACAAACTCAGGCTCAATAA
- a CDS encoding MFS transporter — MLSFPIRHRLAGFYFFYYSIVGTFMPFWSLYLEDQGFNYSEIGILSSIAIITRFFAPFIWGWIADKSGKRMLLVRVATWMEACIWFMIFIIPNSFQAIALLMLIFSFFQNAILAQFEGVTLFWLAEQRSALYGKVRKWGSVGFIVGVFGIGSLLEILPISMLPVLLLCISFLAFIWSFSIKEPTTAPHSQEQLEPLLPILKKPIVAAFFGIEFILLFSHAPFYSFYSNFLKQAGYSTTEIGFLWAVGVTAEIIMFAIAHIFFKRFSWRLMVSVCLILTALRWFMVGSFPQIFAIQFFAQTIHAFSFGLFHLIAMRIIFQNFSLGQQGRGQALYSTMWGLGVASGSILAGHYWHSLSGEHIFILAGCAVLLGLGFVRYLPKEVQA; from the coding sequence ATGCTTTCTTTCCCCATTCGGCACCGACTGGCTGGCTTTTACTTTTTCTATTATTCCATTGTGGGCACCTTTATGCCGTTTTGGAGCCTGTATCTCGAAGATCAAGGCTTTAACTACAGTGAAATAGGTATCCTTTCCTCAATTGCGATCATTACCCGTTTTTTTGCTCCTTTTATTTGGGGGTGGATTGCAGATAAATCAGGGAAACGAATGCTCTTGGTGAGAGTCGCAACGTGGATGGAAGCCTGTATTTGGTTCATGATTTTTATCATTCCAAACTCCTTTCAGGCGATCGCTTTGCTCATGCTGATCTTTAGCTTCTTCCAAAATGCCATTCTGGCTCAGTTTGAAGGTGTTACCCTATTTTGGCTCGCGGAACAGCGCAGTGCTTTGTATGGAAAAGTTCGAAAGTGGGGCTCTGTCGGTTTTATTGTCGGGGTTTTTGGTATCGGAAGCTTATTAGAAATTTTACCCATCTCTATGCTGCCAGTTTTATTGCTGTGTATTTCTTTTTTGGCCTTTATTTGGTCATTTAGCATCAAAGAACCGACCACTGCACCCCATTCACAAGAGCAGCTCGAGCCATTGTTACCAATTTTGAAAAAACCCATTGTCGCTGCATTTTTCGGTATCGAGTTTATTCTGCTTTTTTCACATGCGCCCTTTTATAGTTTCTATAGTAACTTCTTAAAACAAGCTGGTTACTCAACAACAGAAATTGGTTTTTTGTGGGCTGTCGGTGTCACAGCAGAAATAATTATGTTTGCCATTGCTCACATTTTTTTCAAACGTTTTTCATGGCGACTCATGGTGTCTGTTTGTCTGATCCTCACGGCGCTACGCTGGTTTATGGTCGGTTCTTTTCCACAAATTTTCGCGATCCAGTTCTTCGCACAAACCATCCATGCCTTCAGCTTTGGTTTATTTCATCTTATCGCCATGCGTATCATTTTCCAAAACTTTAGTTTAGGACAACAAGGACGCGGTCAAGCCCTGTATAGCACCATGTGGGGACTGGGTGTAGCGTCTGGAAGTATTCTTGCAGGACATTATTGGCACAGCCTGTCAGGCGAACATATTTTTATTCTGGCAGGCTGTGCTGTGCTACTTGGTTTGGGTTTTGTTCGGTACTTACCCAAAGAAGTTCAAGCTTAA
- a CDS encoding amidase: MNFSEYLRYDGLGLAELVAQKQIHPAELLQIAIERSQQTNPALNAIIIPMHDYAKNRAQNALSGPFAGVPFLVKDLFQEYAGYPTSYGCQAFKRTGHIAEHNAEIVNRWENTGILTFGRTNTPEFGIKGITESDAWGACHNPWNLKHNSGGSSGGSASAVAAGIVPIAGAGDGGGSIRIPASYCGLFGLKPSRGRTPWGPDMSEAMHGAAIQHVLSKSVRDSAAMLDATQGAEHSSLFKIQLPSQSYLACLQQPVKKLKIAFSTQSPIGTTVSKDAIDAVHHTARLLESLGHTVVEAQPEIDGMSLARDFITTWFSQFSYMLEQIKQQVPTTAGDFELDSLALAAFGAKTTALEYIHNLNNWGVYVTKMNQFFDHYDLYLTPATASVAPKNGQISTPSWQKPILKSLLKVGKAHLLAQGKLVDKIVKDNLRWVPFTQLANITGLPAMSVPLYWNADNLPLGSQFIAPFAREDRLLQLARQLEQAQPWFHKYNEIKV, translated from the coding sequence ATGAATTTTTCTGAATACCTTCGTTATGATGGGCTGGGTTTAGCTGAGTTGGTTGCACAAAAACAAATCCATCCCGCTGAATTATTACAAATTGCAATTGAGCGTAGTCAGCAAACCAATCCTGCTTTAAATGCGATTATTATTCCAATGCATGATTACGCCAAGAACAGAGCACAAAATGCATTGTCTGGCCCATTTGCAGGGGTGCCTTTTTTAGTAAAAGATTTATTTCAAGAATATGCTGGTTATCCAACATCTTATGGATGCCAAGCATTTAAACGCACAGGTCATATTGCAGAGCATAATGCAGAAATTGTAAACCGTTGGGAAAACACAGGCATTTTAACCTTTGGACGTACTAATACGCCTGAGTTTGGTATCAAAGGCATTACAGAATCAGACGCTTGGGGAGCTTGTCATAATCCTTGGAATTTAAAACATAACAGTGGGGGTTCATCGGGTGGTTCTGCTTCTGCGGTGGCGGCAGGAATTGTCCCGATTGCGGGTGCGGGCGACGGCGGCGGTTCGATTCGAATTCCTGCATCGTATTGCGGTTTATTTGGTTTAAAACCAAGTCGTGGACGTACGCCGTGGGGCCCAGATATGAGTGAAGCAATGCATGGGGCTGCGATACAGCATGTATTGAGTAAAAGTGTAAGAGACAGTGCAGCCATGCTAGATGCAACGCAGGGTGCAGAGCATAGCTCATTATTTAAAATACAGCTACCTAGCCAAAGCTATTTGGCCTGCCTACAGCAGCCAGTAAAAAAACTTAAAATTGCATTTAGTACTCAGTCGCCTATCGGAACCACAGTGTCTAAAGATGCAATTGATGCTGTACACCATACTGCACGTTTGTTGGAGTCTTTAGGGCATACAGTGGTTGAAGCACAACCTGAGATAGATGGTATGTCTTTGGCCAGAGACTTTATCACGACGTGGTTTAGTCAATTTTCTTATATGTTAGAGCAGATCAAACAACAAGTTCCAACCACAGCGGGAGATTTTGAGCTGGATTCTTTAGCTTTAGCTGCCTTTGGTGCGAAAACGACTGCGTTAGAATACATTCATAACCTGAATAATTGGGGCGTGTATGTCACCAAAATGAACCAATTCTTTGATCATTATGATCTTTACCTAACACCTGCTACAGCTTCAGTCGCACCGAAAAATGGGCAAATTTCTACTCCATCATGGCAAAAACCAATTTTAAAAAGCTTACTAAAAGTCGGTAAAGCGCACCTGTTGGCGCAAGGAAAACTGGTTGATAAAATTGTGAAAGACAATTTGCGTTGGGTGCCTTTTACTCAGTTAGCTAACATCACAGGTTTACCCGCGATGTCTGTACCTTTGTATTGGAATGCTGACAATCTTCCGCTGGGTTCGCAGTTTATTGCGCCTTTTGCCCGTGAAGATCGGCTCTTACAGTTGGCTCGTCAGCTTGAACAGGCCCAGCCATGGTTTCATAAATATAATGAAATCAAAGTTTAG
- a CDS encoding 3-oxoacyl-ACP reductase: MHIKNQVVLVTGGARGLGLAITHALINEGARVVVNYFNSQVAAQTLVQQYPEQVFIYQADVTDNAQVKCMFDASFQHFGQHINAVINNALIQFEFNGEARPKVHELRWETMQQQFEGAVKAALNTTQAALEGMKQNQFGRIVNIGTNLVQNPVVPYHDYTTAKAALLAFTRTSAHELGQYGININMLSGGLLQTTDASKSTPNEVFDYIASATPLRRVVTPKEFATAILMFLSPYSCAVTGQNLIVDGGLVKG, from the coding sequence ATGCACATTAAGAATCAAGTTGTACTGGTCACAGGTGGCGCACGTGGTTTAGGTCTTGCGATTACACATGCCTTAATCAATGAGGGCGCTCGTGTAGTTGTGAACTATTTCAATAGCCAAGTTGCAGCCCAAACCCTAGTTCAGCAGTATCCCGAGCAGGTTTTTATCTACCAAGCTGATGTTACGGACAATGCTCAAGTCAAATGTATGTTTGACGCAAGCTTTCAGCATTTTGGACAGCATATCAACGCCGTGATTAATAATGCGCTCATTCAGTTCGAGTTTAATGGTGAGGCCCGCCCAAAAGTTCATGAGCTACGCTGGGAAACCATGCAACAACAATTTGAAGGTGCAGTTAAAGCCGCATTAAATACTACCCAAGCGGCGCTTGAAGGTATGAAACAAAACCAGTTTGGGCGCATTGTAAACATCGGAACCAATCTGGTGCAGAACCCTGTGGTGCCTTATCATGACTACACCACGGCGAAGGCTGCACTATTGGCATTTACGCGTACCTCTGCACATGAACTTGGCCAATACGGTATTAATATCAATATGCTCTCTGGCGGTCTACTGCAAACCACCGATGCCAGCAAAAGTACCCCCAATGAAGTTTTTGATTACATCGCGAGTGCTACGCCACTGCGTCGTGTAGTTACACCTAAGGAGTTTGCCACAGCCATTTTAATGTTCTTATCGCCATACTCTTGTGCTGTGACAGGTCAAAACTTGATTGTAGATGGTGGTTTAGTCAAAGGCTAA
- a CDS encoding D-amino acid dehydrogenase, which translates to MCHVVVIGAGITGVTTAYELSQIGYQVTVVDRHLFPAMETSFANGGQLSACNAEVWNQKSTVLKGMKWMSQKSAPLLLNPAFSVHKYAWLMEFLGNIKHYEANTHETVRLALLARQRLFEVAEKESIDFNLEKRGILHFYHNKQDYDVAIRVNDMLNKGGLERCGVSNEEIKQIEPTLTGDYYAGFYCEGDATGDIHKYTTGLAEVTKKLGVKYRFGMDVTDIQHLSSGVELKLQPSSENVELAPNEVEILAADTVVVCAGVGSYQLAELVQERVNVYPVKGYSITVMLNDEESQQNAPWVSLLDESAKIVTSRLGKDRFRVAGTAEFNGYNRDIRADRIQPLVDWTNRNFKVSTEHAVPWAGLRPMMPNMMPVVRRGKLERVFFNTGHGHLGWTLSAATAAMISQEVATAYPV; encoded by the coding sequence ATGTGTCATGTCGTTGTCATTGGTGCTGGAATTACAGGCGTCACAACTGCATACGAACTCAGTCAAATTGGCTATCAAGTAACAGTTGTCGATCGTCATTTATTTCCAGCTATGGAAACTTCTTTTGCAAATGGTGGACAACTGTCTGCATGCAATGCCGAAGTTTGGAACCAAAAATCGACAGTGCTGAAAGGCATGAAATGGATGTCTCAAAAATCTGCCCCTTTATTGCTCAATCCTGCGTTTAGCGTGCATAAATATGCATGGCTGATGGAATTTCTGGGTAACATTAAACATTATGAGGCCAATACCCACGAAACAGTCCGCTTAGCTCTATTGGCTCGTCAACGCTTATTTGAAGTTGCTGAAAAAGAGTCAATTGACTTTAACTTAGAGAAGCGTGGCATTTTGCATTTTTATCATAATAAACAAGATTATGACGTTGCTATTCGCGTCAATGATATGTTGAATAAAGGTGGGCTTGAACGTTGCGGTGTAAGCAATGAAGAAATTAAGCAAATTGAGCCGACCCTGACTGGTGACTATTATGCAGGATTCTACTGTGAAGGTGATGCCACGGGTGATATTCATAAGTACACCACAGGTTTGGCTGAAGTCACCAAAAAGTTAGGTGTAAAATACCGTTTTGGGATGGATGTAACGGATATTCAGCATTTAAGTTCAGGTGTTGAACTGAAATTACAACCGAGTTCTGAAAATGTTGAATTGGCACCGAATGAGGTTGAGATTTTAGCTGCCGATACTGTTGTGGTTTGTGCTGGTGTAGGCAGTTACCAACTGGCAGAGTTAGTCCAAGAACGTGTCAATGTCTATCCAGTGAAGGGTTATTCGATTACCGTTATGTTGAATGACGAAGAGAGTCAGCAAAATGCGCCATGGGTAAGCTTGCTGGATGAAAGTGCCAAAATCGTCACTTCACGTTTAGGTAAAGACAGATTCCGTGTTGCGGGCACTGCTGAGTTTAATGGTTATAATCGTGATATCCGTGCAGATCGGATTCAACCTCTTGTGGACTGGACCAATCGCAACTTTAAAGTTTCGACAGAGCACGCTGTTCCTTGGGCGGGTCTTCGCCCTATGATGCCGAATATGATGCCTGTAGTGCGCCGTGGAAAGCTAGAACGTGTGTTCTTCAATACAGGACATGGGCATTTAGGCTGGACGCTATCTGCGGCGACAGCAGCCATGATTAGCCAAGAGGTTGCCACAGCTTATCCTGTTTAA
- a CDS encoding GNAT family N-acetyltransferase: protein MLLEADGKILGCIGLTEDVDSIEIGSFAILPMHQNSGYGKKLLNFAEVFAKQKQHIARLNMLVLNVRKELLAYYARHGYHDTHKTESYPLDANLGQPLINLHLVLLSKQI, encoded by the coding sequence TTGCTTTTAGAAGCGGATGGTAAAATTTTGGGGTGCATTGGCCTAACCGAAGATGTTGACTCTATTGAAATTGGAAGTTTTGCAATTTTACCTATGCATCAAAATTCAGGTTATGGAAAGAAATTACTCAATTTTGCAGAAGTTTTTGCGAAACAAAAGCAACATATTGCTAGGTTAAACATGTTGGTCTTAAATGTAAGAAAAGAATTGTTAGCATATTATGCACGTCATGGTTATCACGATACTCATAAGACGGAATCTTACCCATTGGATGCCAATCTAGGACAACCTTTGATTAACCTTCATTTGGTCTTACTGAGTAAGCAAATTTAA